The nucleotide sequence TGGCGCGGGACGAGCGGCTCTACGAGAATCTGACGACGCTCAGCCGGGACGCCTCGACCTTGACCCGCGACATGAACGCGAATCAGACCCAGATCTCGGCGAGGCTCGTGTCGCTCACGACGTCCCTGGACAGCCTGGCCAAGGAGATGCAGCACGGCGAGGGGACGATGGCGCAGCTCATGCGCAACCCCGCGCTGTACGACCACCTCGCGTCGAGCACCGCGAGGCTGGACTCGATCCTCGCGGTGGTGGAGTCCGGCAAGGGAACGTTCGGCAGGATGATGTCGGACACCCTGCTCTACGACGACACGAAGGCCCTGATGGCGTCGATGAAGCGGCTGATGCAGCAGATCGAGAAGGACCCGAAGAAGTACTTCAAGTTCAGTATCTTCTAAGGCCCCCCGGCGTCCCCGCGGCGCCTCGCGCTCACCGCGCGAGCACCAGTCTTCGTGACAGGAGCTCCCCCGCGGCCTCGGCACGCACCCAGTAGACGCCGCTTCCGGCACGGCGGCCGCGCAGGTCCCGGCCATCCCACGTGATCGGCAGTAGGCCCGCGGGAGCGTGGCCGTCCCAGAGCTTCGCCACGAGACGGCCGGTCACGTCGTACACGAGGACACGGGCGGCGCCGGCGCTGGCGAGGCGAAGGCCGATGGTCACGCCGCCGCGCGCGGGATTGGCGGGATTGGGCCTCGGCGCCTCGAGCCGAACCTCCGGCGCGATCGTCACGGGCTCGACGGACGACGGAACCAGCGTGGCGTCGTGGAACTCGAAGTCGTCCACGGCGGCCTCGACGATCGTGCCGACTCCCTGGTCCTGGGCGATGAAGCGGAACCGGACGGTGCTGCTCGGCACGATGAAGTCCTTGATGCGGATCTTCTCGAGGTGCCATTCGGGGCGGCTCTCGCGCATCGTCTTGACGGGCACCCAGGTGGTCCCGTTGCTCGAGCATTCGATCAGGAGGGAATCGGGCTCGCCCGGAGTGTTCATGTAGTACCAGAGCCTGAATCCGACCGTGGGCTCGGTCATGCCCGCCATGTTGAGGGGCGGTGTCGTGAGCGTGGTGCGCCCGCCGTCGACGTCGCCGTTGTTGGGGTCCCCCCCAGCGGCTCCGTTGGCGGTCACGAAGCAGAACCCGGAGCCGGGCGAGTAGTCGTCACCCGGCTGCACCGGCCCCGCTTCGCCGAATCCGCCCTCTTCGGGCTCGGGGTGCTGGGCCGCATACCGGGGGCCTTGCGCGGACGCGGAACCTCCAGGCGCGGCGGCCGCGCCGGGAACCGACGATCCCACCGGTTTCGCCCGCAGCCAGAGCCCGTCGATCGCGTTGTCCCCCGCCGTGCTCAGGCTCCATCCCTTGTCCGTGTCACACGAGTCGTACCAGGCGGCGCGGAGTAGATTCCAATCCTCGACCTGCGCGGCCCCCTGCTGCACGGTCACGACCCGTTCCGCGGGCGCGTAGCCGGGCCGCTCGACCCGCAGCGTGTAGGTGTTCGCTGGAACCGATCCGAAGGTGTAGGCGCCGCCGGCGCCGCTCGTGGTCGAGACGGCCTGAGGCACCTCGACGGTCGCGTCCGG is from Candidatus Eisenbacteria bacterium and encodes:
- a CDS encoding carboxypeptidase regulatory-like domain-containing protein, translating into QIVHIFSANPLAIAHNIHVVGSTGYLAHYTEGIRLLDLRDPSLPVEWGHYDTYPSFSGGFHGVWEVAVFPSGTIIASDIETGLYVFGANPSYGVVKVRVRDVAQSPLSGVHLETVGGAEHVHASTQAVGAAGLALGAGSHTLRISKFGYETKVLPVTVSLGAYDSMQVTLPPAPAGMLSGTVRRATDAAGLPDATVEVPQAVSTTSGAGGAYTFGSVPANTYTLRVERPGYAPAERVVTVQQGAAQVEDWNLLRAAWYDSCDTDKGWSLSTAGDNAIDGLWLRAKPVGSSVPGAAAAPGGSASAQGPRYAAQHPEPEEGGFGEAGPVQPGDDYSPGSGFCFVTANGAAGGDPNNGDVDGGRTTLTTPPLNMAGMTEPTVGFRLWYYMNTPGEPDSLLIECSSNGTTWVPVKTMRESRPEWHLEKIRIKDFIVPSSTVRFRFIAQDQGVGTIVEAAVDDFEFHDATLVPSSVEPVTIAPEVRLEAPRPNPANPARGGVTIGLRLASAGAARVLVYDVTGRLVAKLWDGHAPAGLLPITWDGRDLRGRRAGSGVYWVRAEAAGELLSRRLVLAR